The window TGATGTTCTACCATTAAACTACACCCGCGTAAGACGCCGGTCGGTGCCGGTGTCGGAACGCGTCGTTACTTTACCTCATGTCGGGCCCCGCGCGTTGAAGGCGTGGGGCCCCGTTGTGTTTGTGAGGCGGGGACGGGGCTGCGGGGCGCGGGAGTTGGGGCGTACGGTGGAGGTGCGGAAGAGGGTCCGGGTGGGGCTTCGGCGGGATCGGAGTGCCGCCTGGAGGGCCGTCCCAAGTATCCCGTAATGTGGCGGTTCGTCGTCAGGTCGACGTAGGTCGACAGCCAGACGCGGCTCTTGGGGAAGGGACTCTTGGACTTGATGGAGCGCACCGTCGTCCGCTGTGCCGATGGGCACATGTTCAGCACCGCTTCGTTCCCGATGCAGCAGGCCGAACGCCTCGGCCCCGGCCGGCTCATGCGCTGCCCACGCTGCGCCCGGTTGCGCAGTGTCGTACCAGTGACGCTGCAGAAGCGGTAAAGCAGCAGCACGGGAAGCGGGCACAGCGGGAACAGACAGGCGCGCGGGTTCGTCCAGCTGGTTAGGGACGGTCCGCGCGTCTTGCGTATCCTCAGGGCGTGCTTCTCTCAGACAAGGACATCCGGGCCGAGATCGACGCCGGACGGGTACGCATCGATCCGTACGACGAATCCATGGTGCAGCCGTCGAGCGTCGACGTGCGTCTCGACCGGTTCTTCCGGGTGTTCGAGAACCACCGGTACCCCCACATCGACCCGTCCGTCGAACAGTCCGACCTCACGCGGCTCGTGGAGCCCGAGGGTGACGAGCCGTTCATCCTGCATCCGGGCGAGTTCGTGCTCGCGAGTACGTACGAGGTCATCTCTCTCCCCGACGATCTCGCCTCGCGACTGGAGGGCAAGAGTTCCCTCGGGCGGCTCGGGCTCGTCACGCACTCCACCGCCGGGTTCATCGACCCCGGTTTCTCCGGGCACGTGACCCTTGAGCTGTCGAACCTCGCGACGCTTCCGATCAAGCTCTGGCCGGGCATGAAGATCGGGCAGCTGTGCCTGTTCCGGCTCAGTTCGCCGGCCGAGTTCCCCTACGGCAGCGAGCGCTACGGCTCCCGCTACCAGGGGCAGCGCGGGCCGACCGCCTCCCGGTCCTTCCTCAACTTCCACCGGACCCAGGTGTGAGCGCCGGGCAGCCGGCCGGGACGAGCGACGACGCGCCCGCACCCCGCGAGAACCTCACCTACGAGGCGTTCGGCACCGCGGTACGCGAACTCGCGCAGACCATCGCCGACGACGGGTACGAGCCCGACATCATCCTCTCCATCGCCCGCGGCGGCGTCTTCGTCGCGGGCGGGCTGGCCTACGCCCTGGACTGCAAGAACATCCACCTCGTGAACGTGGAGTTCTACACCGGCGTCGGCACGACCCTCGACATGCCCGTCATGCTCGCACCCGTCCCGAACACGATCGACTTCTCCGACAAGAAGGTCCTGATCACGGACGACGTCGCCGACACGGGCAAGACGCTCAAGCTCGTCCACGACTTCTGCCTCGACGCCGTGGCCGAGGTCCGCTCCGCCGTGATCTACGAGAAGCCCCACTCCCTCGTGAAGTGCGAGTACGTGTGGAAGCGGACGGACGACTGGATCAACTTTCCGTGGAGTGTCTTGCCTGTAGTGCGGAAGTCGGGGGAGCCTGTTACTCCGTCCAAGGAAGCGCTCTGACTTGGTTCGTGTAACCGGGAGTTACACCGCCAGTGATCTTGAAAACCGTCGTGGCGCGAGTCACCGTGGGTTCAAATCCCACACCCACCGCCAGGCGAAAAGGCCCCTGACCAGGTCATACGGTCAGGGGCCGTTGTCGTGTGCGGTGCCCGCTCAGCACCGTGGTTCCCCGTGGCTTCCCGCTGGATCGGGCACGGATGGGGCACGAGCACCTTCTGATCCGTAGGCGTGTGCAGCACCGTCACGAACCGCTCGCCTGCTGGGATCCGTTGGCTCGTGCGCCGATCACGGGGGTGCCACGGTGCGCGGTTGTACGCCTGTGTTGATGTCAGCTACTGATGTCGCTCAACATGCCGGGGTCGGGGGCGTGTGGGGTGGGTCAGAAGCAGCCGGGGCCGGTGGCGGGGTTGAAGCAGGCGTTGACGCCGGGGCCGCCATCGTTGGTGTTGGTGCCGGGGCCGCCGAAGAGCGCGTCGCTGCCGGGACCGCCGAAGAGGGCGTCGTTGCCGTTGTTGCCGTTCAGGTTGTCGGCGCCGTTGCCACCTTCGATGCGGTCGTTGCCGTCACCGCCGGACAGTACGTCGTTGCCGTCGCCGCCGCAGATGATGTCGTTGCCACCGCGGCCGTCGACCACATCGTTGCCGCCGAGAGCGAAGATCACGTCATTGCCAGGAGTGCCGATCAGGATGTTGTTGCCGTTGGTACCGGTGATGGTGGCCGTGGCGGTCGCGCAGGTGGGGGGCGCCGGCTCGTAGGTGACGGTCACCTGGGCCGGCCCCGCTGCGGGAGCGGAGGTACCACCCGTGGGGACGCGGTTCGACCCGCCACCGCCACCACCAGGACCTGCCGTGCCATCGCTGTTGATTTGGCCGCAGCCGCCTCCTCCGCCGCCTCCGAACCAGCCGCCTCCGCCGCCGCCTCCCCCGAAGCCGGTGCCGCCGGTGCCGGCGGCACCGGCCGTACCGTCGGTGCCGGCGGTGGTGGGGTTCGGCGAGCATGCGGCTCCGCCGGTGCCGCCGGTGGTCTGGGTTCCTCCGCCACCGCCGACGCCGCTCTGCGGTCTGTCGCCGCCGTCGCCTCCGGTGTCGCCGGCGTCCCCGCCGGTGGCCTCGGGGACCTGGAAGTCGCCGATGGCGGAACCGTAGCCGCCGCCGCCTCCGCCTCCGGCGACGATGAGACGCGGGTCGGTGCCGGGGCTGCCGGTCAGGGTGCAGCCTGGGCCGGCCGAGCTGCAGGTGCGGACGTCGCTGGAACCGCCGCCGACGCCGCCCGAGAAGTTTCCGGTGCCTGGTCCGCCGCCGGTGTTGACGTTCACGAACAGGGTGCTGCCCGGGGTAGCGGTCAGGGTGCCGGTGACGGTGGCCCCGCTCCCGCCTGCGCCACCATTAGGCACGTTTTGGCCTGTGGCGCCTGTGGCGGTGACCGTCAGTTGGGTGACGCCGGACGGGACGGTGAAGGGCTGGTCGGCGCCCACGTTGAAGGTGACCGTCACCGGCGCCGCAGCGGCGGGCGTGGCCGTGGGCACGACCAGGGCCGCCGGCAGTGCCACCGTGGCGAGCAGCACGGCAGCACGCCGGGCCGGGCGCCTCCGCTCACCCGCGACTCCGGCGCCACGTCGCTGGAGCATCGCATGTTGCAGGGTCCGTCTCACGATGGGGACTCCTCGGCAAAGAGCGCGGCACTCAGCACACGCCACGGACATCGGTTGATGTTCAGGCCCCTGCCGGGACCGCCCGACGATCAAGCCACACCCGCCCTGCGTGGTCGTACAGACACACCGTCATACCGCCCGCAATCCACCGACCAGACGCTCCCCGACCCCGAACTCGCTCCGGGAGCAGCCAGGGTGGTTCAGGGCTCGCCCACCCGTCGCTGCTCTCGCCAGGTCTCCTGCTTCCATCCCCGGCAACTCACCCTGGAGCGTCGAACAGCCGGTCGTCAGGCGGGCCGGGCAGGTGCTCGACGCCTGAGTGGGCCTGGCTGTCGGTGACCGCTCCGGGCGGCGGGGCGTGGTGGTGCGTTCGCTTCGGTCTGCCGGCGCCGCCCGGGTGGGCCGGGGGTCAGGTGGCCGGGTGGGTGCGGACGCCCCAGGGTTCGAAGTCGTAGATGGTCTCGTTGATGCGGAGGCCGTCGACGGCGCCGATCCACATGTAGTCGCGGCCCTTGCCGACCGCGGCGCTGTAGAGGGTCGCCGGGTCGCCGCCGTCCTGGAGGGCGGCCATGACCGTGTCGAAGTCGCACAGGTCCGACTGCTCGCAGTTGGTCAGGCCGCCCGCGGCGCCCGTGAGGAACCAGGTGCCCGTCTCGGTGGCGTCGAGGTAGTCGGTCCAGCGGTTGGTCACCGGGGCGGCGGCCGGTACCCACACGAGCGTGGAGTAGTTGACGCCGGCGTTCGGGGCGGCCAGGTTCGGGTCGATCTCGAACCTGATGTTCGGCATGTTCGTCGGGCCGCCGTAGGTGACGTTCTCGCCCGTCTGGAACACGTGGAAGCCGACCTCCTTCAGACCCGACACCGGCCTGCTGAAGAAGTCGACCTCATTGCCGAAGTCGACCTTCTCGTTGGGGGCGGGCGCGGTGGTGGTGCTGCCCGATACCTCGATGCCCAGGCTGCCCCGGCCGTACGGCGGTCTCCCCTCCGGGCCCAGCACGCCGAAGGAGCCGAACGGGCCGTTGCGCAGCTCGGCGACGGGGGAGCCGATCGTGTTGCGGGTGATCACACCCCAGTGGTCCGAGCGGCCCTGGTGGCCACCGCCGTCCCCGCCCTCGTCCCCGTTTCCGTTCCCGCTGGCGGAGGCGGTCCCGGGGAGGACCGCGGCGGACATGGCGACGAGCAGTGTGGCCAGGAGGATCGTTCCCCGGCGGACGCCAAAGCGAGCTTTCACGCGCACTCCTGTGGAGGTCTTCGTGGTGCAGATCAGGACGCGATGACGTTATCGGACGGTATGTGAATTGATGGTGCGATTGTGCGGTTTATGTGCGTGGTTCGTCCGTTTGTGCAGGAGTGCGCCCGCGCACGGACATACGGCGGGGCCCCGGCGCGCTGACTGCGCCGGGGCCCCGCCGTACGGAGACGTGCCGCCTAGAACGTACCCAGCTTGATCAGCGACAGGATCGCCACCAGCTGGATCGCCGAGGCGCCCAAGGCCTTCGGCCAGGGGAGGTCGTGGGACTTGGAGACCATCAGGGTCAGAAGGGCGCCGGCCGCGATCCAGGTGATCCAGCCGAGGATCTGGACGAAGGAGGCGTCGCCGCCCGCGAACATGGCGACGACCAGGCGGGGCGCGTCCGTCAGGGCCATGATCAGCATCGAGAGGCCGACCGTGGGCTGCCAGGCGCCGTCACCGCCGATCTGGCGGGCCAGGGTGTGGGTGACCACGCCCAGGATGAAGGTGCTGAGCACCATCGTCACGGCCGTGACGAGGACGATCGGGACGGCGTTCGACAGCGTCGCGTTGATCGCGTCCTCACGGGCGCCGTCGAAGCCGAAGACGGCCAGCAGGCCGTACAGGAACGTCACGATCAGGGCGGGGCCCCACACCGCGTAGTCGCGCATCACCAGGAACGTCTGGTTCGGTCTGGTGACGATGCCCTTGAGGAGGGCCTTCCACGGCAGGCGGGGGCCGAGCGGGGCCGCCGGGGCGTTGCCCGCCCGGTAGACGTCGCCCTGCTGGTACGGGTCCTCGCCGACGGCGAACATCTGCGTGTGACCCGCGTTGTTGGCCGCGTACGGGTCCGCGCCGCCCTGGGGGTGCCCGCCGTCGCCGAAGTACTCCGGCTCGCCGTGGCCCCCGGGGCCCCCGTGGTTCCCGCGTGGCCCGTGGCCGCCGGGCTGCCCGCCGCCGTGTGTCTGCGGCCAGCCGCCCTGACCGCCGCTCCGGCCGCCGCCGTACGGCGGCCCCGGGGGCGTCTGGGGGTAGCCGTACGACGGGCCGCCGGCCTGCGGGGCCTGCTGTCCGTACGGAGGGTTGTGCGGTCGCGCTTGAGGAGCGCCGTTGTCCCGGCCGCGTCCGATCCTGAATCCAGCCACGTCATCGAACGTACCTGGTCCCGGGCGGCCGCGTGCCGGGCCGGGGCCAACCGGCCCGGCTTTGCGGCCGAGCTGTGACATCCCCTAAGGGGTCGTCAGGGGCGCGTCAGGGACGCGGGAGGGACGTGGGAGGGACGCGGGAGGGACGCGGGAACCAGGCGCCCCGCAGGCCGGTCCCGCAGGTCGGCGCCGGTCCGCGTGATCGCTCGCCGGCGCGTCAGTGGCTGCTCAAGAACCTGCCGTACGACAGGGCCGAAGTCGGGGACGGGAGGCCGAGGTTCTTCGGGGTGAGGGCACGGGAGTTCGTCACGGACGTCTTCGGAAAGACCCAGACGCCGCCGGAGTTCGCGTTCTCGCCCGGGGCGCCGACGGCCATGTCGGGGACGCCGTCCTTGTCGTGGTCGCCGGTGGCGACGGCCGCGCCGAAGGCGTCGTTCGTCTCCGCCACGCCGGGGACGTGGGCACGGTTCTGGTGGTACGGGACGGAGGTCGCCTCGCCGAAGGCGTCGACGATGCCGCCCTTGTGGCCCAGCAGCAGCGTGGCCGCGCCGGCCGCCTTGCGGGTGCCGATGGCCTCGCCGGGGGCGCCCGCGATCAGGTCGTCGCGGCCGTCGCGGTTCCAGTCCAGTACGGCGAGGGCGGCGCCGAAGCGGTCGCCGGTCTCGGCGACGCCGTACACGCCGACGGTGTCCTGGTTGAGGGTCTGGGAGCGGTACCCGAAGGAGTTCTTGTCGCCGTACTCGATGTGGATGCCGCCGCCCTTGGCGTACGACTCGGGGCCGCACGGATCGTCGATGTTCTCGTCGGCGATCTCACGGCACTCGCCGAGGGCCAGGTCGTCCAGGCCGTCGCCGTCGAAGTCGCCGACGGCGAGTGCGGAGGCGGCGCCGTTGTCGGAGTTCCAGGTGTTGGCCATGCGCCGCTCGGC is drawn from Streptomyces bottropensis ATCC 25435 and contains these coding sequences:
- the dcd gene encoding dCTP deaminase, with translation MLLSDKDIRAEIDAGRVRIDPYDESMVQPSSVDVRLDRFFRVFENHRYPHIDPSVEQSDLTRLVEPEGDEPFILHPGEFVLASTYEVISLPDDLASRLEGKSSLGRLGLVTHSTAGFIDPGFSGHVTLELSNLATLPIKLWPGMKIGQLCLFRLSSPAEFPYGSERYGSRYQGQRGPTASRSFLNFHRTQV
- a CDS encoding phosphoribosyltransferase; protein product: MSAGQPAGTSDDAPAPRENLTYEAFGTAVRELAQTIADDGYEPDIILSIARGGVFVAGGLAYALDCKNIHLVNVEFYTGVGTTLDMPVMLAPVPNTIDFSDKKVLITDDVADTGKTLKLVHDFCLDAVAEVRSAVIYEKPHSLVKCEYVWKRTDDWINFPWSVLPVVRKSGEPVTPSKEAL
- a CDS encoding calcium-binding protein is translated as MRRTLQHAMLQRRGAGVAGERRRPARRAAVLLATVALPAALVVPTATPAAAAPVTVTFNVGADQPFTVPSGVTQLTVTATGATGQNVPNGGAGGSGATVTGTLTATPGSTLFVNVNTGGGPGTGNFSGGVGGGSSDVRTCSSAGPGCTLTGSPGTDPRLIVAGGGGGGGYGSAIGDFQVPEATGGDAGDTGGDGGDRPQSGVGGGGGTQTTGGTGGAACSPNPTTAGTDGTAGAAGTGGTGFGGGGGGGGWFGGGGGGGCGQINSDGTAGPGGGGGGSNRVPTGGTSAPAAGPAQVTVTYEPAPPTCATATATITGTNGNNILIGTPGNDVIFALGGNDVVDGRGGNDIICGGDGNDVLSGGDGNDRIEGGNGADNLNGNNGNDALFGGPGSDALFGGPGTNTNDGGPGVNACFNPATGPGCF
- a CDS encoding Yip1 family protein, with product MSQLGRKAGPVGPGPARGRPGPGTFDDVAGFRIGRGRDNGAPQARPHNPPYGQQAPQAGGPSYGYPQTPPGPPYGGGRSGGQGGWPQTHGGGQPGGHGPRGNHGGPGGHGEPEYFGDGGHPQGGADPYAANNAGHTQMFAVGEDPYQQGDVYRAGNAPAAPLGPRLPWKALLKGIVTRPNQTFLVMRDYAVWGPALIVTFLYGLLAVFGFDGAREDAINATLSNAVPIVLVTAVTMVLSTFILGVVTHTLARQIGGDGAWQPTVGLSMLIMALTDAPRLVVAMFAGGDASFVQILGWITWIAAGALLTLMVSKSHDLPWPKALGASAIQLVAILSLIKLGTF